The region CCTGCATTGTGTATTGTACGTCAGCAAAAGATAGTTGGGCATGGCTAGCTGAAGAACTAGACGAAAAGCCGCGCCAGTGGGTCTTTTGTGATGATCAGCCCCGTGGATTGCTAAAGCAGTTGGTTCACAATCCTCATTTGGCTGCGATGTGGGTAAGTTGGCAGGCAATTCAGGTTGTGCGACGGCAAAAAGCTAATTTGCTCGTGACAGGTCATCCTTCCCTGTCGTTTTGGTGTGCAGTGTTTGCTAATTTGCAACGCATACGGGTGCCTCACGTTGCCACAGCGTTTTACTTGCCAAAAGTGCCCCATGGGATGCGTTATGTGCTAGCACAATGGGCATATTCCACAATTCAACGATTTATCATTTATTCCAGGGCTGAAAGGCAGTTTTATGGAGAGTATTTTGGGATTCCGTTTGCTCGCTTTGAAGTGCAACACCGAGCCATGCTCACTGCGCAAAAACATCCTGCATCCCGTTTAGAACCCGGAGATTATATCTGTGCCATTAGCCAACAAGATCAGGATTATCATACCTTGATGACTGCTATGGCAAAATTGCCAAAGATTCCACTGGTGCTGGTTGTGCCCAGAGGACGAGCGATCGCGACCAGAATTCCCCCGAATGTCAGGCTGCGAGTTGGGTTATCGTCTACCCAAATCACAAATATTTTGCACCATTCTCAGTTCATGGTGCTGCCACTCTGCCAGACAACTATTCCGTGCGATCATGAATCGTTGGTTACAGCGATGCAGTTAGGCAAAACTTTTGTCGTAGCCAATCTTCCTGGCATCAGTGATTATGCCTTCCATAATTCCAACGCAGTACTTTATAAACCTGGCAATCCAGTCAGTTTAGCAGATGCTATTCAAGATTTGTGGAGTAATCCGATTAAACGCCAAGTATTAGGTGAAAATGGACGAGAGTTTGCCAATGCATTTTGTTCAAAAGAATCCCTTCGAAAATGGTTTCAACAACTATTGGTTCGTCAGGGGCTATAAACTTCTCATTTCCCGCCTGTATAGGTAATCCCTTGAATAAAATAGCGATTGAAAAAAACGTAGATTGCTAAAGCTGGCAAGGTAAAGATGATTGAAGCTGCCATGATGTAATTCCAATAGCTAATGTATTGCCCTTTAAACGCATTCAAACCTAGCGGAAGTGTAAACATTTCTGGATCAGACATAATCACAAGTGGTAATAAAAACTCATTCCAGGAACCCATAAACACAAAGATTGTTTGAGCAGCAAGAGCAGGCTTTGCCAGAGGTAAAACAACTCGGAAAAATGTTTCAAATCGTCCCAGTCCGTCTAGAGCGGCCGCTTCTTCTAGCTCTTTAGGAAAGTTTAAAAAAAACTGACGCATCATAAAAATAAATGTGGCGTTGATTGCAGTTGGTATGATTAATCCCTGGTAAGTATTCAGCCATCCTAATGACTTCAGAATCAAAAACTTGGGTAGTAATGTGATTTGTCCAGGAACCATTAATGCTACCAGAATGATGAAAAACCATAGTCGATTTCCTGGAAACTGAATGCGAGCAAGGGCATAGCCTGCCATTGAGTTAAACAATAAGTTGAGCACTGTTACTAAAATTGCCGCGATCGCACTATTAAATAACCAACGCCCAAACAAAGGCTCTTGCACAAAAATTGTCCGATAGTTATCCAGCGTGAATGTTTGTGGAATAAAGTTGACACCCCCAGCTGCAATTTCTGACAATGGCTTAAATGATGCTGACAATGCCCATGCAAAAGGCACTAGTGTGATGACTGCATATCCAATTAGTAGCAGGTAGAAAACTGAAGTCATCCAGCGATTTGCTTTCACGGGTTCCTCCCTTAGTCCAATCGCTCTTCTTTAAAGATCAACCGCTGAATCAACGTCGTCCCTATCAGCAATACCGCCAGCATCAGCGTCAATGCTAATGCATATCCCATCTCTAAATTCTTAAACGCATACTGGTAAATCAGTAACACAATAGTCAATGTTGAATTGTTAGGACCTCCAGATCCTGCTGAGAAAATATAGGATTGGTCAAATAATTGAAACGTTCCAATCATCCCAATTACAATCACAAAAAATGTAACAGGTCGAAGAAATGGCAACGTAATGTGCAACAGCTTTTCCCAACGACTTGCACCGTCAATGGTGGCAGCTTCGTAGAGTGATTCAGGAACATCTTGTAATGCTGCCAAATAAATTACCATAAACAAAGGAGCCGTTGACCAGATGTTCATCAGCATAATGCCTTTGAGGGCAACAGATGGATCGCCTAACCAGTTGTAGGTTGGTAATCCTAAAAAGCTTAAAACTGAATTTAACAAACCATTAGAGTTATAAATCCACATGAAGATAAGAGTAAGTACCGCTGAAGATGTCACTGTTGGCAAAAAGAAAATCACTCGAAACAGTTGTTTGCCTCGCAATTGACTATTCAATATTAGTGCCAGACTCAGTGCTATGATGGTCTGGCTGGGAACAACGATCGCAGCATAGGTGGCTGTATTTTGCAGGGCAATCCAGACTCGTTCGTCTTCAAGCATTCGGACAAAATTTTTGAAGCCAACAAATCGAATACTCACATCACCCAATAGCTCCACGTTATAGAACGCCAGGATTACTGAACAAATGACTGGCAAGATCAAAAAGGCTCCTGCAATCAACATTGTAGGAGCCATAAAAGCGTAACCTGTCAATCCTTCTTGGGTATGTTTTTTATGCCACACCCGGTCAAACCAATCACTCATTGCTGTTGCTTCAAACCTCTACCTAATCTCGTCGTTCCTCGTAGTCTTCAGAGGATTTGGGATCTAATTCCCAACGGTGATCATCTCGTTCTTCCAGGATGTCACTAATTCTCACATCCGTGCGATCGTCCAGTTCCAAACCTACTGCTGCTGCAACTTCGTCAACCACATCTTGGTCGGGGGTTGGAGCAGTTCCACCAACCGCTTCTTCTCCTATAGCATCCGCATTCTTCTGATTGTTAGCCACAGTGCTTCACCTCCCCAAAAGCGCTATCTAAAGCACCATAGTTGTATGATAGCCGACTGCCCTAAGGGTGATCTCTTTACCTGGGTAGACTCTGCCTTGCTCAGCAGAACAAAATCCTACTAATAAAGACTACTGGTAAAGTCAGATCAATCTTCAATTGGCAGGCGGAACAGCAGCCAGTGCTAAATTGCCACCAATCCGGTTTGGCGCAGGATGAAAAAGAGAATAGAGTTAACAATTGCTAGCGCGATCGCGCCCAAAATTGCACTACCAATCCCCCAACGCAGGCGAAACCCTTCAATCAATAGAGCCGTTAAGCCAAATACAATAATGCTACCAAGGAGGGGAATTAAACCCAGACTTAAAATTGCTGGAATTGCCCGTAGCCAGGTAGGAAATAAGCCCCAGAATCCATTGATTGCGCCGATAATTGCGCCTGCAATCAGTGCAATAAAAGGGCTATCAATCTCTACTCCAGTTGGCAACTTAGAAATAATCAGTAGGCTGATTGCCGTTACAACCACAGAAATTAGAAAAATCGTCACGGGGACTGCCTCCTTAAAATACAGATCAGGACGAGAGAGTTGTACTGCATCGATGCCTGAGTGCACTAGTTGCACTAGTTACTTATCCCTGTTGCTTTTGCAACCCTTTCTGATAATTCCTGGCGCTTCCGGTGTAAAACTTGCACCTATGCCCTTTATTTATAGAACTGTGACAGAAAGTATAGAAACAGAAAATAAGAAACTCATAAAACCCTGATTGGCAAAAACCCTGACTGGAGGATGATAGACGAAGCTGCGTCGAGATTGTGCCATACTTCTTTACTATTCACCCTTTGAAGAGAATGCTACTCTGCTATGTATAAAGCTTTAGTCAGAAAGCATAAGACGGTGCAAGTGGTTGCAACCTGATCTGAGTAGGCTTTCTGACATACCTCCGTCATCTTTCTGATGGCTGCGGCATAAACCAATCCCTGTTGTCTTAACTCTACTCTGTGAATGTGAATACGTTACCCAGTTATTACCGCGATCGCTTTCATCACCTTAATCAATTGCCCAGCGTGCGCCATTCTGAGGGAATGCTAAAAAGTCAGGGAGGAGCTTCGCTGTACTATCAGAGTTGGTGCCCCGTGAATGTGCCTCGCGCAGTTGTCGTAATTATCCACGGGCTAGGAGGGCACACTGGTCTTTTTGGTAACATGATTGACTACCTTGTCCATCAGGATTTTGCGGTTTATAGCCTGGATTTGCGGGGACATGGGCGTTCGTCCGGGCAACGCGGCTATATCAATACATGGGCAGAGTTTCGATCTGATTTGGAGGTCCTTCTGAGCTTGGTTGATACTCAGCTTCCTGACCACCCCTGCTTTATTGTGGGT is a window of Leptolyngbyaceae cyanobacterium JSC-12 DNA encoding:
- a CDS encoding carbohydrate ABC transporter membrane protein 2, CUT1 family (IMG reference gene:2510093743~PFAM: Binding-protein-dependent transport system inner membrane component) produces the protein MKANRWMTSVFYLLLIGYAVITLVPFAWALSASFKPLSEIAAGGVNFIPQTFTLDNYRTIFVQEPLFGRWLFNSAIAAILVTVLNLLFNSMAGYALARIQFPGNRLWFFIILVALMVPGQITLLPKFLILKSLGWLNTYQGLIIPTAINATFIFMMRQFFLNFPKELEEAAALDGLGRFETFFRVVLPLAKPALAAQTIFVFMGSWNEFLLPLVIMSDPEMFTLPLGLNAFKGQYISYWNYIMAASIIFTLPALAIYVFFNRYFIQGITYTGGK
- a CDS encoding carbohydrate ABC transporter membrane protein 1, CUT1 family (IMG reference gene:2510093744~PFAM: Binding-protein-dependent transport system inner membrane component), with amino-acid sequence MSDWFDRVWHKKHTQEGLTGYAFMAPTMLIAGAFLILPVICSVILAFYNVELLGDVSIRFVGFKNFVRMLEDERVWIALQNTATYAAIVVPSQTIIALSLALILNSQLRGKQLFRVIFFLPTVTSSAVLTLIFMWIYNSNGLLNSVLSFLGLPTYNWLGDPSVALKGIMLMNIWSTAPLFMVIYLAALQDVPESLYEAATIDGASRWEKLLHITLPFLRPVTFFVIVIGMIGTFQLFDQSYIFSAGSGGPNNSTLTIVLLIYQYAFKNLEMGYALALTLMLAVLLIGTTLIQRLIFKEERLD
- a CDS encoding glycosyltransferase (IMG reference gene:2510093742~PFAM: Glycosyl transferases group 1): MNTRVYTPRSFRETTGRLPCIVYCTSAKDSWAWLAEELDEKPRQWVFCDDQPRGLLKQLVHNPHLAAMWVSWQAIQVVRRQKANLLVTGHPSLSFWCAVFANLQRIRVPHVATAFYLPKVPHGMRYVLAQWAYSTIQRFIIYSRAERQFYGEYFGIPFARFEVQHRAMLTAQKHPASRLEPGDYICAISQQDQDYHTLMTAMAKLPKIPLVLVVPRGRAIATRIPPNVRLRVGLSSTQITNILHHSQFMVLPLCQTTIPCDHESLVTAMQLGKTFVVANLPGISDYAFHNSNAVLYKPGNPVSLADAIQDLWSNPIKRQVLGENGREFANAFCSKESLRKWFQQLLVRQGL
- a CDS encoding putative membrane protein (IMG reference gene:2510093746~PFAM: Membrane protein of unknown function), with product MQLVHSGIDAVQLSRPDLYFKEAVPVTIFLISVVVTAISLLIISKLPTGVEIDSPFIALIAGAIIGAINGFWGLFPTWLRAIPAILSLGLIPLLGSIIVFGLTALLIEGFRLRWGIGSAILGAIALAIVNSILFFILRQTGLVAI